Proteins found in one Magnolia sinica isolate HGM2019 chromosome 5, MsV1, whole genome shotgun sequence genomic segment:
- the LOC131247259 gene encoding uncharacterized protein LOC131247259, whose amino-acid sequence MSLLADWAAKHAPEKSIPNTLTRLPESFVNDYASVCYTALPMFLLIRERLRVMTQIEGEKAELEGLLKTSTAEQERLKGPVGEGQLRVLMLQGEVNELQSRLDSVESELMSSKALLERVEEDNAWLAVELGQARRDVVEELANQRAELEASVASQAAAAVEEFKSSAERSVEQDMVYYYAYNATYNTCLGDVRRLYPNIDLNALATEEVEDAPTAEAEDAHAAAEAKGAPDVQPPSSTTDPPHRNE is encoded by the exons ATGTCTCTTCTGGCCGACTGGGCGGCCAAGCATGCGCCCGAGAAATCGATCCCCAATACTCTCACCCGCCTTCCCGAGTCGTTCGTCAATGACTACGCCTCGGTCTGCTATACG GCATTGCCGATGTTTCTTTTGATTCGAGAGAGACTAAGGGTAATGACCCAGATCGAGGGGGAGAAGGCCGAACTGGAAGGGCTTCTGAAGACCTCGACCGCGGAGCAGGAGAGGTTGAAGGGCCCAGTAGGGGAAGGCCAGTTAAGGGTGTTGATGCTTCAAGGGGAGGTCAATGAGCTTCAGTCTCGCTTGGACTCGGTTGAGTCTGAACTGATGAGCTCAAAGGCTCTCCTTGAACGTGTGGAGGAGGACAATGCGTGGTTGGCAGTTGAACTTGGGCAGGCTAGACGTGACGTTGTCGAGGAGCTAGCTAATCAACGTGCCGAGCTTGAAGCATCGGTTGCTTCTCAGGCTGCTGCGGCTGTTGAGGAGTTCAAGTCTTCGGCAGAGAGGTCTGTCGAGCAGGACATGGTCTACTACTATGCCTATAACGCCACCTACAACACCTGTTTGGGTGATGTTAGAAGACTCTATCCGAATATCGACCTCAATGCTCTGGCTACCGAGGAGGTCGAAGATGCTCCTACTGCTGAGGCCGAGGACGCTCATGCTGCTGCTGAGGCCAAAGGCGCTCCCGACGTTCAACCTCCCAGCTCTACGACCGATCCTCCTCATCGAAACGAATAa
- the LOC131245805 gene encoding multiple organellar RNA editing factor 2, chloroplastic-like produces MAAVLRAIISSRHPPLPFFLSKRFITTPFSLGLGSPLVGPARSRPSPLSHAVRVFSPGSNRFNPIRCRVQRSGGDSAYSPLNSGSNFSDRPPTEMAPLFPGCDYEHWLIVMDKPGGEGAAKQQMIDCYIQTLAKVVGSEEEAKKKIYNVSCERYFGFGCEIDEETSNKLEGLPGVLFVLPDSYVDAENKDYGAELFVNGEIVQRSPERQRRVEPVPQRAQDRPRYNDRTRYVRRRENQR; encoded by the exons ATGGCAGCAGTTCTCCGAGCCATTATTTCCTCACGCCACCCTCCTCTGCCCTTCTTCCTGTCCAAGCGCTTCATCACGACCCCTTTTTCGCTGGGACTGGGCTCTCCCTTGGTGGGCCCGGCCCGCTCCCGCCCATCCCCACTCTCGCACGCGGTCCGAGTCTTCTCCCCCGGCTCCAACCGTTTCAACCCCATCCGATGCCGAGTCCAGCGATCCGGCGGTGACTCGGCTTACTCGCCCCTCAATTCGGGCTCGAACTTCAGCGACCGCCCGCCGACGGAGATGGCGCCGCTCTTCCCGGGCTGTGACTATGAGCATTGGCTCATCGTCATGGACAAGCCCGGAGGCGAGGGAGCCGCCAAGCAGCAGATGATCGACTGTTACATCCAAACCCTTGCCAAGGTCGTCGGAAG TGAAgaggaagcaaagaagaagatTTATAATGTCTCATGCGAGAGGTATTTCGGTTTCGGATGCGAGATTGATGAGGAGACTTCGAATAAGCTCGAAG GCTTGCCAGGTGTTCTTTTTGTGCTTCCAGATTCTTATGTTGATGCTGAGAACAAGGACTATGGAG cggAACTGTTTGTAAATGGCGAGATTGTGCAGCGGTCTCCTGAGAGACAGAGGAGAGTTGAGCCGGTGCCTCAGAGAGCTCAAGACAGACCAAGATATAATGACAGGACCCGATATGTGAGGCGCAGAGAAAACCAGCGATGA